Proteins encoded within one genomic window of Columba livia isolate bColLiv1 breed racing homer chromosome 1, bColLiv1.pat.W.v2, whole genome shotgun sequence:
- the HIKESHI gene encoding protein Hikeshi isoform X3: protein MFGCLVAGRLVSVLLGLCQPGGQQPLLIDLATSSAPYFPPTHMGSEGYENINHVVVFMLGTIPFPEGMGGSVYFCYPDQNGMAVWQLLGFVTNEKPSAIFKISGLKSGKGSQHPFGAMNLPQTPTVAQIGISVELLENLAQQTPVASAAVSSVDSFTEFTQKMLDNFYNFASSFAVTQAQMTPNPSEAFIPANVVLKWYENFQRRLTQNPLFWKT, encoded by the exons ATGTTCGGCTGCCTGGTGGCGGGCAGGCTG GTTTCCGTGCTCCTGGGGTTGTGCCAGCCAGGTGGTCAACAGCCACTGCTTATAGACTTGGCAACCTCTTCTGCACCCTATTTTCCTCCTACGCACATGGGGAGCGAAGGT TATGAAAACATCAACCATGTAGTGGTCTTCATGCTGGGAACAATACCATTTCCAGAAGGAATGGGAGGATCTGTCTATTTTTGTTACCCAGACCAGAATGGGATGGCAGtgtggcagctgctggggtTTGTCACTAATGAGAAGCCAAGTGCCATCTTCAAGATTTCTGGTCTGAAATCGG GGAAGGGAAGTCAACATCCCTTCGGTGCCATGAACCTCCCTCAGACACCAACAGTGGCCCAGATTGGAATCTCGGTGGAACTGCTGGAGAACCTGGCCCAACAGACTCCTGTTGCAAGTGCTGCTGTGTCATCAGTAGATTCATTCACGGAG ttcacTCAGAAGATGTTGGATAACTTCTATAACTTTGCTTCCTCCTTTGCTGTAACTCAGGCACAGATGACCCCGAATCCTTCTGAAGCTTTCATTCCTGCAAATGTAGTTCTGAAATG GTATGAGAACTTCCAGAGACGCCTGACACAGAACCCTCTCTTCTGGAAGACATAA
- the HIKESHI gene encoding protein Hikeshi isoform X1 — protein MFGCLVAGRLVQAAPQQVAEDKFVFDLPDYENINHVVVFMLGTIPFPEGMGGSVYFCYPDQNGMAVWQLLGFVTNEKPSAIFKISGLKSGKGSQHPFGAMNLPQTPTVAQIGISVELLENLAQQTPVASAAVSSVDSFTEFTQKMLDNFYNFASSFAVTQAQMTPNPSEAFIPANVVLKWYENFQRRLTQNPLFWKT, from the exons ATGTTCGGCTGCCTGGTGGCGGGCAGGCTG GTACAAGCAGCTCCCCAACAAGTGGCTGAAGACAAATTTGTATTTGATTTACCGGACTATGAAAACATCAACCATGTAGTGGTCTTCATGCTGGGAACAATACCATTTCCAGAAGGAATGGGAGGATCTGTCTATTTTTGTTACCCAGACCAGAATGGGATGGCAGtgtggcagctgctggggtTTGTCACTAATGAGAAGCCAAGTGCCATCTTCAAGATTTCTGGTCTGAAATCGG GGAAGGGAAGTCAACATCCCTTCGGTGCCATGAACCTCCCTCAGACACCAACAGTGGCCCAGATTGGAATCTCGGTGGAACTGCTGGAGAACCTGGCCCAACAGACTCCTGTTGCAAGTGCTGCTGTGTCATCAGTAGATTCATTCACGGAG ttcacTCAGAAGATGTTGGATAACTTCTATAACTTTGCTTCCTCCTTTGCTGTAACTCAGGCACAGATGACCCCGAATCCTTCTGAAGCTTTCATTCCTGCAAATGTAGTTCTGAAATG GTATGAGAACTTCCAGAGACGCCTGACACAGAACCCTCTCTTCTGGAAGACATAA
- the HIKESHI gene encoding protein Hikeshi isoform X2, with protein sequence MLGTIPFPEGMGGSVYFCYPDQNGMAVWQLLGFVTNEKPSAIFKISGLKSGKGSQHPFGAMNLPQTPTVAQIGISVELLENLAQQTPVASAAVSSVDSFTEFTQKMLDNFYNFASSFAVTQAQMTPNPSEAFIPANVVLKWYENFQRRLTQNPLFWKT encoded by the exons ATGCTGGGAACAATACCATTTCCAGAAGGAATGGGAGGATCTGTCTATTTTTGTTACCCAGACCAGAATGGGATGGCAGtgtggcagctgctggggtTTGTCACTAATGAGAAGCCAAGTGCCATCTTCAAGATTTCTGGTCTGAAATCGG GGAAGGGAAGTCAACATCCCTTCGGTGCCATGAACCTCCCTCAGACACCAACAGTGGCCCAGATTGGAATCTCGGTGGAACTGCTGGAGAACCTGGCCCAACAGACTCCTGTTGCAAGTGCTGCTGTGTCATCAGTAGATTCATTCACGGAG ttcacTCAGAAGATGTTGGATAACTTCTATAACTTTGCTTCCTCCTTTGCTGTAACTCAGGCACAGATGACCCCGAATCCTTCTGAAGCTTTCATTCCTGCAAATGTAGTTCTGAAATG GTATGAGAACTTCCAGAGACGCCTGACACAGAACCCTCTCTTCTGGAAGACATAA